ACCACCCGGCCACTCTCCGCGTGTTCGATGTCTCGGGCCGCGTACATTCGACATTCGGAATTCGGACTTCGACATTCCGGCTTGACCTTAGGTCAATGCCGGCTGGCGTCTACCTCTTGCGCCTGAGCTCGGGCGACCGCTGTGCGAACGCCCGCCTGGTTGTAGACTAGAGGACTCGGCTAGAACCGCCAGCCGACCGACACCAGGCCGTGTACCGACAGGTTCGGCACGTCTGCGCTCCCGTCGGCAACCGGAACTCGCGCCCAGGCGCCAACGAACTTACCCTCTAAGCCGGCAAAGAAATGGTGGCCGAACCCAAGGTACTTGCTTACGCTAACCTGCGCGGCCGGTCCTGACACATACCATCCCAGGATGCCGCCGTTCTCGGGTAACGGCAACCCGCGGATTGTTGTCTCGGGATGCGCAAGCAGAATCCCGGCGCCGGCGCGGAACCGCACTCTCCACTGCTCTCGGACGGCATTTACGAGGATTGGATTGTAGCCGTGGGTAATCTCGAACGACTGCACGTCCGGCGGCGGGTGGTCCAGGTACAGCTTATGGTGGATTAACTCCAGTTCATAGGCCCAGGGGCCTCGCGCTATCCCCACTTTCGCGTCGTAGTAGGGAACATCGGCGAACGGTCGCGTGCTGAAGTGGGCTGTGAGCTTGATATCCGGCTGGCCGGACTGGCGGATGATAATCGGCAGCGGCACGCTGTATGCAAGCCCGTCGCTGACCGATGCGTACACGTGGAACCCCGGACCCTGCGCGAGCTTCTGGTCGGACGACAGGAGCTGCGTGTCTGCCCTCAGAAGAGACAGAACAAGGACCGCACTTAACATCACGGCGTCCAGTATGCCGTGAACCCGGGCAGGTTCAAGTCTGACAGAAGTTGTTCACGTATCACTTGGCCATCGCTTGCTTCTTCCAGGCTGCGGGCATCTTCTCGATGGCGTAGCGCAGAGCCGTACGCGGCATCCGGTCCTTGCACGCCATCACGAACTCGAAGACCTCGCGCGGCCTGCTTTCCGCCAACTCCTTCAGCATCCACCCATACCCCTTCTGCACCATGTCATCTTTGTCCAAGAGCATCACATCAGCCGTCTCATACGCCTGCGACACAAACGGGTTCTGCGTTCTAGCTTCTAGCTTCTCGCTTCTGCCCTCGCCTGGAGCCGCCTTGAGCGCTTGAATAAGCGCGACGGCTGAGGCCCTTCGTAGCCAGCGGTTCTTTGACTTGGCCCAGCCACGCAAGCGGGGCAGGAATTCAGGGAACCTCAACAGAAAGTCGCCGACCGCGCCGCCGCAGAAGGTATCGCACGAGGCCCAGTTGTTGACGTACTTCTGCAGCCATCCTTCCAAGACACTGAAGTCCGAGGCCTCCAGCCTCTTGCTTAGCTTGCCTGCCCAACTAAAGGCAATGCCGTGCTCCTCGTACTTCGTGCCATGGTGAAGCAGTTCGCATATCTCCAGTATCTCGTCCTTGGGCAGATGCTTGACCTTCTTGAAATACTCCTTATATATCCTGCGTGCGTCAGGAGTCTTCACGCCATAGACGTCTATTTTCTCCTTGAAGAATCTCTGAATCGACTCGCGGTACCTCGGGTCTGCCGATACCTCAAACTGGCGCCTGATTGCCGCAACCAACTCAGGCGGTTCCGGGGTTCGAGGATTCAGGGGTTCTGGGGTTCGTGCAGGAGATCTGCGGTCTCTTCTCACTTGCCCTCCAACCGTACCAGCCGGTCTTTGAGGACCTGCTCGTTAGGATGCTTGGCCAATGCCTCCCTGCAGACGCGCAATGCATCGGCCTTCTTGCCGTTAGCCAGGTATGCCTCAATCACCGTATCCCAGAAGTTCGCGTCGTCGGATAGCTCGACGGCGCGGAGGGCATACTTCACGGCGAGATTCGGGTTGCTACCCTTTGAACCTTTGGGCGCGGTCGCAAGGTTCCACGCGATACCATTCAGCTTGCCCGCGAGTTCGGCCTTTGCCCGCTTGTACCCGGGGAATCGGACCAGGAACGCCTCGTAGGACGCGACCTGCGCCGTATCCGGCACGTCACGCATTGAATCACTCAGGCTAGTCCACGCCTTGTATGCGTCGGCGTTGAACTTGATGTTGATGCTGTCCCGATGCGTGTCGAACCACGCCTGCCACTTCGCCTGGACGTACCGCTCCGAATCCGGCAGGTCGAATCCGGCAAAGGTCGAGACGTAATTCGGCACGTTCAGGTCATAGTTGTAGAACGCGTCAATCGAAGGAAACGACATGGACTTGATGAGCAGGTCGATACCTTCAACCTGATACAGGGCGCACAGCGCCTTGCCACACGCGCGCTGGACGTACACGTCGTACGTCTTTGCCGCGTTTCGCAGTGGCTCCACGGCGCGCTGGTCGGCGAGGTTTCCCAGCGCCGTGGCCGCGGCACAGCGTACCGATGATGAGTGGTCTTCGGCAAGAACTTGCCGCAAGAACGGGAGGTCGACAGTGTCCGGTTTCACCTTGCTCACCAGTGTCACAGCCATCCGGCGCACGTCCTCAGATGTATCCGCGGTCGCGAGCTTCCGCGCGAGGGGTATCGCCTTGGCCGACTCAAGCCGGATGAGCGACCGCAAGGCGAACCTCCTCACCTGCGCGTTGCTGTCATTCCCTGCGACAGCTACTAGAGCACTCTCCGCCCCGGCCATCTTCGACAAACCAAGGTCGTCGGCAATCGTAAGCCGGACCTCCGGGTCCGGCGCCTTGAGTAGGCTGAGCACGTCGGGGAATCCCTTGTCACCTACCTTTCCCTGTGCGAACCAGTAGTGCACACACTCCAGTAGGTTCCGGTCCAGTCGTGCATCGTATCTGTGGGTGAGACGACGCGAGATTTGGCGCAGCGCCTCAAGCCCGGATTCAACCACGGCACCAGTGGCTGAGAAGCGACCGAAGGTTCCGGGATTCGAGAGCTCAGTCAAAGCCGCTTCAGCCCGTGTCCCGTCAGTGACTTCTACTAGGCGATTGGGCTCCGGAGGCAGGGGCGGTTCCACTACGCCGATTACGTCGCCGCCTTTCCACTCCATGTCGAGAAAGATCCCGTGGCCGAAGCTATGGGTCTCCGAGTTGTTGGCCCGGTTGCGAACCTGGTAGTTGTCCTTTCCGCCCAAGTCGAGGCAAATGGCATACGGCCACGCGGACGGGTCAGATTCGGGCCAGACCGCGCCGAAGCTATGCCAGTCGTTGAAAAGCACGTCACCTTTGGGCCGGTCGCAGATGTACTTGTCGTTGCCCTTGTAGTCAATCATGAGCGAGAAGGCAAACGGCTTGCAGGCCGTGCCGTACGAGGATGTACTGGAGATGTAGGTGTCGTTCCCTTCGTAGTCAATCAGGAATCCTGGCGAGCGGTCGCCGCCCGAACCCCCGGCTCTGAACCCTCCTTCGTAGACGTCGTCGCCCTTCTTGTCTATGAGTATGGCGTTGGTGACGTGGATGCCCGAACCCTGCCCGGTGCCACAGACATAGTGGTCGTTGCCCTCGTTGTCCACGAGCACACCCAAGGACATGATGTAGCTGCCGCCCTGGCAGTTCCAGCCCTTGCTGACGTACTCATCATTGCCCTTGTCGTCAACCAGCATCCCAATCCCGCCATAGGCGACGAGCTTCTTCTCCCATGGATAGGCTCGGAACGACAGCGCCCCGCCCTGTCCGTAGCCGGGTATCGCGCCCATTGCGTCCTTGGTCGAATCGCAAGCGAGCCGGTACTTGTCGTTGCCTTCAAGGTCGGAGAGAATACCGAGTCCCAGCGTAGTTGCTGACCCTTGCCCGTTGGAAGCGCAGTCGTACACATCGTCGCCCGAGTCGTCGAGTAGCATCCCCAGCCCGAACATCCCCGCGCCTTGGCAGAATGTGTGAGCGCTGAAGGTATCGTCTCCCGCCTTGTCCCACAGCACGCCTACACCCATGATGCCCACGCCCTGCGAGAAGTGCTTCGCCTTGTACACGTCATTGCCAGCGAGGTCAACGAGCATGCCGACGCCCATGAACCCGAATCCCTGCACGTAGTTCGATGCTGGCGCCTCGTACCGGTCGTTGCCGGCCAAATCCAAGCAGACGCTGACCGGCCGGTCAAACGACGTAGCCCCAGCATTATTGAGGTAGACGTCATCTCCACCCAAGTCCACCTCCAACGCCGCGTCGGAGCGGAGTGTGTCGTTGCCGAACCCGGACACGACAATCGGACCGATGGGGCTGTCGAACTCGATAACCGTGTCGGCCTTGGCCCCGGGCCGCAATAGACGGCCCGGACCGAAGCGCTGCACTTCTGCGACGTACGTGCGAACCGCGGCGGCGATTTCCTCGAAGCGGGTGACCGGCTCGTAGCACGGGAACCGGCGGGCCCGGGCGATGAACTCCATCTGAGCGTCGGTGTTGCCGGTCAGGTCGGCCATCCGTTTGCCGTCAGGAGCAAAATAGTGGCCCGGATTCGCACGGAAGAAGGCGCTGTCCTCACCCGTCAGTCCGCGTTTGTCCCAACGGAGACGACCGTCTGCCTTCTCCAGTTCATCGTACAGAGCAGCCAAGGCACGCAGGTGCTCGGGCGACAGCCATGCCCCGAGGTGCTGCTCGACGAACACCCAAACGCTCGTGTCACTCGGAGATGGTGGTCGACCCCCGTTTTCGCTCCATGCGAGTATCTCGGCTGCTGTCGGTGCCACGCCGGCAGGGCCATCTAATCGCTGCCCGCTCACAACCAGGCTGGAGATGCTCTCGGCCCATTGCTTCATGAAGAGCGGCCGACTCGCGACAAAATCGATGACGTCGAACCGGCAACAGTAGCGGTAGCCGCCTTCCCAGCCACGCGGCAGCTCGACATGCCGCACGTCGAGCCCGATGCGCGCCGCAGCATAGTCCAACGGATTGCCGATAGACTCCGGGTGGATTGGCATCGGGGCCGGGTCTTGCTCGAACCACGTTTCCGGGCCGCACTGCTTGACCCCGGCCATGACCGAAGCGACCATTATCAACACGGACACCAGGACTTTCACGCGCCCTCCTTTGACAGCCCACACAACTCCTCACTCACTCGCCACATCCGCACGGCCAGTTCTTGATCAGCGGCATCGCGCGACAATGGTATTGCCTTTCGCCTCTCGAAATACTGGCCGGTCATGCCCGCGACCTCCGGCGCAGTCGCAAGCCAGACGAGCGTATCCGCGCCTTTCTCTGGCGTCTTTCCGCCGAAGAAA
This portion of the bacterium genome encodes:
- a CDS encoding HEAT repeat domain-containing protein — protein: MKVLVSVLIMVASVMAGVKQCGPETWFEQDPAPMPIHPESIGNPLDYAAARIGLDVRHVELPRGWEGGYRYCCRFDVIDFVASRPLFMKQWAESISSLVVSGQRLDGPAGVAPTAAEILAWSENGGRPPSPSDTSVWVFVEQHLGAWLSPEHLRALAALYDELEKADGRLRWDKRGLTGEDSAFFRANPGHYFAPDGKRMADLTGNTDAQMEFIARARRFPCYEPVTRFEEIAAAVRTYVAEVQRFGPGRLLRPGAKADTVIEFDSPIGPIVVSGFGNDTLRSDAALEVDLGGDDVYLNNAGATSFDRPVSVCLDLAGNDRYEAPASNYVQGFGFMGVGMLVDLAGNDVYKAKHFSQGVGIMGVGVLWDKAGDDTFSAHTFCQGAGMFGLGMLLDDSGDDVYDCASNGQGSATTLGLGILSDLEGNDKYRLACDSTKDAMGAIPGYGQGGALSFRAYPWEKKLVAYGGIGMLVDDKGNDEYVSKGWNCQGGSYIMSLGVLVDNEGNDHYVCGTGQGSGIHVTNAILIDKKGDDVYEGGFRAGGSGGDRSPGFLIDYEGNDTYISSTSSYGTACKPFAFSLMIDYKGNDKYICDRPKGDVLFNDWHSFGAVWPESDPSAWPYAICLDLGGKDNYQVRNRANNSETHSFGHGIFLDMEWKGGDVIGVVEPPLPPEPNRLVEVTDGTRAEAALTELSNPGTFGRFSATGAVVESGLEALRQISRRLTHRYDARLDRNLLECVHYWFAQGKVGDKGFPDVLSLLKAPDPEVRLTIADDLGLSKMAGAESALVAVAGNDSNAQVRRFALRSLIRLESAKAIPLARKLATADTSEDVRRMAVTLVSKVKPDTVDLPFLRQVLAEDHSSSVRCAAATALGNLADQRAVEPLRNAAKTYDVYVQRACGKALCALYQVEGIDLLIKSMSFPSIDAFYNYDLNVPNYVSTFAGFDLPDSERYVQAKWQAWFDTHRDSINIKFNADAYKAWTSLSDSMRDVPDTAQVASYEAFLVRFPGYKRAKAELAGKLNGIAWNLATAPKGSKGSNPNLAVKYALRAVELSDDANFWDTVIEAYLANGKKADALRVCREALAKHPNEQVLKDRLVRLEGK
- a CDS encoding DNA alkylation repair protein yields the protein MRRDRRSPARTPEPLNPRTPEPPELVAAIRRQFEVSADPRYRESIQRFFKEKIDVYGVKTPDARRIYKEYFKKVKHLPKDEILEICELLHHGTKYEEHGIAFSWAGKLSKRLEASDFSVLEGWLQKYVNNWASCDTFCGGAVGDFLLRFPEFLPRLRGWAKSKNRWLRRASAVALIQALKAAPGEGRSEKLEARTQNPFVSQAYETADVMLLDKDDMVQKGYGWMLKELAESRPREVFEFVMACKDRMPRTALRYAIEKMPAAWKKQAMAK